GGTGAGTGTTTCGCCGCCGCTGAATACCTGGTTCAAACTGGTGCAATCGTGGATCCCCATGGTATCGAGCATGGCTTGAATTAATGTCGGAACGCCTTGGAAGGTCGTAACATTATTGCGAATAATGGTTTCAACCAGGGCTTCCGGATCTCGATAATCACCGGGCTTGCTGACCGTTGTTGTACCACCGAATACCGGCGACAGGATTTCCCATTGCGCGGCATCAAAACTCATTGGGGTTTTTTGTAGCACGTTGGTTTTTTCATTAAAACCAAACTCTTGTTGCATCCAGCAAAGTTGGCTGACAATGCTGTGATGTTCGATCATAACCCCTTTGGGTTTGCCTGTACTGCCAGAGGTGTAGATGACGTAGGCCAAATGATGCGGTTGAGCAATGCTTTCAACATCAATTTGGGGTTTCTTGGAAACCGCTGCGTTAAAGGAGGCAATGTCGTCCGGAGTGATGATTTTAATGCCTTCAGGAGCCAGCTTTTCAACCACTGGAGCTTGATGGTTTTCACAGAAAATAATGCTAACGCGAGAGTTTTCCAGCATGTAGCGTAAACGCTCTTCTGGGTACTCGGGTGAAAGCGGTAAATAGGCCGCGCCCGCCGTAAGAATACCCCAGGCACCGATCATCAGTGTCATGGATGGGTCGGCAAATAATCCGACACAGTCGTCATTTTGACTTCCCAGATGGCGCAAGTATTGCGCTAACAGGATGCTTTGATCGGCAAGTTGCTGAAACGTGATCGCTTGATGATCAAACACAACAGCTGTTTTATCAGGGGTTTCTTTAACTCGTTGCCACAACAGGGCAGGCAATCCCGCAATTTGAATGACAGGTTCTGCTTGCTGCGCAGGGTCGTTTTCGAAGCCCATAACAGGGGCACTAGTATTCACGTTAATCACCATGTTTCTCAGTACTTATCTGTGTTGATTCTTGAATGCCATCGTGTGCGGCATTCTGCTCCCTGAGAGCGAGCGCGTAGGCTGACTCTCGAACAAGTTCCAAATTCCTCAGTGACTTAGAACAGCGACAGTAATACTTCTAAACATCGTCTTAACATAAAAAATATCCAAACAAACAATCTTTATGTGAAGATAAGTGGCGCATGTTACACTAAGCCAAGTCACTGTCAACGCTCTTTACCGCTACATAAGCCGGTGTTAGTATCCCCGCCCATGAATAAAGATCACGTAGACATCGTATTAGCGCAGTGGCGTAAAGAAAGACCTGACATCAACCCGTCACCAATGGGGATTTCGGGTAGGCTTATTCGTGCGCAAAACTTCTTTTCTGGCGAAATGCAGAAAGTATTCTCCCGTTTTGGTTTAAACCCTGGAGAATTCGATGTTCTCGCTACGTTGCTACGTTCAGGTCAGCCATACACACTGACACCTAATCAACTACTAAAAGCTTTGATGCTCTCTTCGGGTGCGATGACTAACCGTATCGATCGCTTGGAGGTTAAGGATTTGGTTGAACGTTTAGCCGATCCCAATGACCGACGTGGTGTTCGAGTCGCCTTAACCACCAAGGGTTACAAGCTGATTAGCGAAGTCATTACTCATCATGTTGAGAAATGTCGCCAAATGGCTTCCCCCTTGACCGATACAGAGCAAGAAACACTTGCTGAGTTACTTAAAAAGCTACTCAATCAATTCGAGTAAGCTTCTTCACACCCATTCCATTTCATATTTACTGATAAAGTTAACGGTCGAATAGCGCATCAAGCACTATCCGACCGCTTCCTGGGCCGCGTTTACCTTTGCACTACGCTATTTTCTGCTCAGCGTTGGGTAATCGGTATAACCCTGATGATCACCACCATAGAGTGTGGCTTCATCCATTGAGTTATAGGGACCACCTTGCTTAATTCGTTCAATTAAATCCGGGTTTGCCAGGAAGAGTGCGCCCAACGCCACTGCGTCAGCCTCGTTATTTTCCAAAACTGCTTCGGCAATATCCGGTTTAACAAATCCATCATCCGGCGATTTATGTGGATTTAGAATAAAGGTTCCTCGCCATGCATCACGCACCGCTAATGATTGCCCGCGATTACCCGCTTCCATAATGTGGACATAAGCCAGATTTGTCGGCAGTTGATCAATCAAGGTGCGATACAAGGTTTTCGCTTCTGTTTCGACCATGTCGTTGTATGGGTTTTCAGGCGAAATACGGATAGCGGTTTTCTCTGCGCCAATCGCTGCAACAACGGCGTTAACGACTTCCACCACGAAACGAACGCGATTTTCAAATGAACCGCCATATTCGTCGCTACGCTTGTTGGTGTTGTCAGCCATAAACTGATGCAATAAGAAGCCGTTACCTGCGTGTAATTCAACTCCATCAAAGCCTGCGGCAATGGCGTTTTTACAGGCAGAGACAAAGTCCTGCACGGTGTCTTTGATGTCTTCCAGTGTCATTTCGCGTGGTACTGGATAGTCAGCCAGACCATTTGGCGTAAAGGTTTGACCTTTAGCTGCAATCGCAGATGGTGCGATTGACTGGTGAGCGCTAGGGTAAAGGCTTGGATGACCAATACGGCCACTGTGCATGACCTGAGCGAAAATGTGTCCACCTGCGTTATGTACGGCTTCTGTGACCTGTTTCCAGGATTCGGTTTGCTCTGCTGTGTGCAAACCTGGGGTATTCATGAAGCCCTGACCGACAACACTAGGTTGAATGCCTTCAGATATAATCAGACCCGCACTGGCGCGTTGAGCATAATACTCGGCCATTAATGCCGTGGCGCAGCCTTCTGTGGTTGCACGGTTACGAGTCATTGGAGCCATAACCAGCTTGTTTGACAACTGAATGTTGCCAAGTTTTAGTGGCTCGAAAATCTTCTTCATCTTGTGTTTCCTTTTAATGGAGTCAATTGAGGACTTTGAGGTGTTGCTTTAGCGGCTCTGGGCTGAGCCAGAAAAATCGCAGCAAGAATGGCAACCGCGCCAACCAGCTGCATCCCGGTCAGGCTTTGATTCAGGATCAGGTAACCCAAAATCGTGGCTGACAACGGACTGGAAAATGAGATAAGCGACACGCTGACGGCTGGAATACGCTCAACGCCTCTGAACCAGATCACATAGGCAAACAACGAGCCCACCAAACACAGGAAAGTAAAACCGATGATGTTGTTGCTGGTGATGGTTTCCGGTAAGCCTTCTGTCATTAGGGCGATAGGTAATAACACCGCGCCACCCACAGTCAGTTGCCATCCGGTAAAGGTCAGCAGATTAACACCCTGAGGGCGTCCCCAGCGTTTGGTCATAACAATACCGGATGCCATACAGGAAGCGCCTGCAAGCCCAGCGAAAACACCAATGGCATCAAGTTGCGCGCTGGGTTTTAACACCAGTAAGGCAACGCCGATAGCGCCGACAAAACAGGCAATAACTTGGTATTGGGTGACTTTTTCTTTGAGCAGGAATGAACCCAGTAACATAACAATAAGAGGCTGACTCGACATAATGAGCGCAGCGACGCCGCCAGGAAGATGATAGGCGGCAAGGAAAACGAAATAGAAGAATGCTCCGATGTTCAATACACCGAGCACAAAGGCTTTCCACCACCAGGCTCCCTGTGGTAGACGTTGGCCGATAAGCATAAGAATAATCCCGGCTGGCAAAGCGCGCACAACCGACGCGAGCACAGGTGAGTCGGGGGGCAGCAATTCGGTTGTCACCAAATAGGTGCTTCCCCAAATTGCTGGTGCAAGCGCTGCCAGTAAATAATCGAACAAAGACCGATTAGTCATTATTGGCTCCTGCATCGGCCGTACCGAAATAACGGTCTCCGAAGTCGCCAATACCCGGGATCATGAAAGCGTGTTCATTGAGTTTTTTCTCGACGGAAGAGGTGACAATTTGTACGCCGGGGAATTTACCCAGCACTCTTTCAATGCCTTCTGGAGCCGCGAGAAAGTTAATGAATATGATGTTCTTTTCTTTTACGCCTTTATCAAGTAGCACTTGAATGGCTGTTTCAGCAGAGCCGCCGGTTGCCAACATAGGTTCAAATACCAGCACATGGCGTGATGCAATATCTTCCGGTAAATGCGAGTAGTACAACTTGGGCAACTTGGTTTGCTTGTTGCGCTGGATCAGAATTTTGCCTACTGGCGCTTCTGGGTACATAGAGCGGAACTCAGGTTCCATACTCTCGCCTGCACGAATGATAGATACCGGACAAATTTTGGTGGTCAATCGAGCGCCTTCATAATAAGCGCCAACAGGTGTTGTCACCACTTGAGGCTCATAAGGTAGCCGCTCCAATCCAGCGTCAAGTAACATGCGAATGACTTGATCTGAATAGAAAACGAAATCTTCTCGTGATGCATTTTTGTCACGAATGATAGTATGTAAAGCACGTAGCCTATTGGTCTGGGGCAGTACATGAACGGACGCTTCAATGGTCATATGGGCTACCTTATTCTGTTATTGATTTGCAATTAATCGTGTTATTGGACTGATAGGGCAGGAGAGCTGAACTCCCGCCCTGTCTGTGAAGGCTTAGGCTGAAATTTCAGCGAAAGCTTTACGTGCCTCAGACACGAATTTTTGGATTTTCGCTCTGTCTTTACGACCGTCAGGGCCTTCCAGACCGGTATGAGCGTCAACTGCCGCAGGGCGAACATAACGGATTGCGTCACCAACGTTTTCTGGGTTCAAGCCGCCAGCCATCATCAATGGCTTAGGTGAACGACGCACTAATTCAGCGCTAACGTCCCAGTTGTGAGTCAAACCAGTCGCGCCTTTTGCACCGGTTTTTGGATCGAAAGTGTCGGTAATAAACATGTCAACGTAGTCGGCACACTCATCAACCAATTGCAACAATTCATCAGCGTTGTCTTCTTTAACAACCAGGCTTTTCAATACGTACAAGTCAGGACGCATTTCTTTCAATTTGCGTAGTTGCTCTACTTCAACGTCACCGTGAAGTTGCACAGCTTTAACACCTAGCTCGTCGCAGAACTGGCTGACTTCGTCAGCTTGAGTCATATAGCTGATTAATACGCCGGCATGAGGATCTTTCAGATCACGAATGATAGAGATGGCGTTTTCTTCAGTGATATCGTCTTTGCCGGATGGCAAACGGAGAGGGAAGCCTAGCCATTCAACGCCCTCTTCAACAATAAGAGCTGCTTCTAATGCGTCGATGATGCCTGCTACCTGAACGAGATTTTCCATTTGAGTACCTTATATAGTGTTTGAAGCTTAAATATCAAAGTTAAAGCATCAAGATTCTTAATGTGAAGATTCTTGATATGAATTCTTTATCGCTAATTACTCTCATCACATTTTATTCATGCTGCTGATGCCTGATATTGGCATTCAAATCATGAGATTAAATTAAAGAGACTAAAGTAAGTCCGGAATAATGCTGTACTTGTGAATGGCTATAGTGGAGCCGATTTACATTAATGCACAGGCCGGGTAAATATTTAAACCAATCATACCTAGATGTATTTTTTATTCGATTGAAAAAAATAGAGGGGTAATATGAGAAAAATGAAAAGGAGCTAGCGTAAGTCCGATGTTGTGTGAGTTTCGAGCAATTTAAAAATAACGAAAAGAGCATTCTAATGTCTGCGATTCTGGTTATAAATTTGTTAAATGCCCTATATATCGATGAGTTAGGGGCTGTTTTGTTGCATTTTTATGACATTTCAAGTGCCTTTCTCAACTTGAACTAACCAGATAAATGGCTTGCTGAATTCGCCTCGAACTCGACTATAAGCCGCGCTATAAATGCCGGTAATTTTCATCAATCCAGCACTTGGCATTACACCTACAAATACCGCTACAAATGAGGAAGCATTGGACTATGGCAATGAAGATACTTATCATCTCCCTCTGGTGCATTTGAGTGAAAGTGGCTGCTATTCATGGCGTTCTTGATCAATTCCACAAGCTTTGACATTTCTTGCACAGATTAGGTTAGTTGTCCTGTATATGGAGATGAATATGCAGAAAGATGAGGAATTATTGATAGCACTAAGGAAGGTGATTAGAGCCATTGATATGCGATCCAAGCAGTTGAGCCGTGATGTAGGCGTGACTGGCCCGCAATTATTGGTGATGCAGAATATCGGTAAAGAGCCCGGTATTATGGTGCGCCAAATCGCTGATAATATAAATTTAAGCTCGGCAACCGTGACTAATATTCTGGATCGTCTGGAAGCCAAAGAGCTTGTACAACGTATTCGTAGTACCGAAGATAAACGCCGTGTAGGCGTGTTTCTGACTGAAATTGGGCAAGCGACCTTGTCTGAGGCACCTTTGCCTTTTCAGGAGCACTTCGTTAATCGCTTTTCACAATTGCAAGAGTGGGAACAAAGCCAGATGGTTGCCACCATGCAACGTATCGCCAGTATGATGGATGCGGATAATATTGATGCTTCGCCTTTATTGGAGGTTGGCAGCCTGGCAGAGAAGGCATAGTTCTGTTGTTTTTGATTTCGTGAGGTGAATGGCGAAACAGGTTTGGTTCGCCATTTGTGAGAACACAGATCTTTTCCAAAGGGGTCAGAGTGAGTTAAATGCCTGTGCAAAGTGCTCTGGTGTTTGTTGAAATTTAATATGTGCTTTGTGATTCAGCTTTCTTTTTCCTGTGAAAGAATGAGTCATATATCCCCATTTTTCCTTTCTGGAAAAGTAGATAATGTAGTCGATGTTAACCTTGTTCCATTGGCATTCTACCATCGAATGTTCATTACTGGTTTCGACCGATTTTACCTGTATTCGATAGAACTTTACTCCATCAGAAATCACAACGTCGGTTTTCATCCCATGATCAACCAAAGGCAGGAAGACGTTCCAGCCATCGTTGAGTAGCCAGCTGGCAACAAGGTGTTCGTAGGCGATTGACTTATAAAAACATTCTGATTGGGAAGGTAGCGATTGGTGTTTTTTAGGCATAGCTATTCCAAATATCTAAGCCACTAATGATTCATCCAATCGAACAGTGGTAAATGACTGCAGTTGGCAGCCATTCATATTTGGAACCACTATGTTTGCGTTTGCCAAATAACATCGAGTAACGAAGCGGGAGATGAAACCTTACATAAACGCCTTGCGTTGTGTATGTATTAACGTTACTCACCGTTTATCGGTGTGGAACCCTGTTAATTTGAAAAGGTAAATCCAATTTTTCATGCTTTCAACTCGAAAAGTGTTCTTATTTGTAATTGTTCTTAATTCCCCAAAAACGCTTTCGATGACATAAAAACATTCACCCTCTTTTTATCTGTTTTTTGATTTGTTTGCTATCTTTTGAAGAAGACATTGCTTGGGAGGTATTATGTTTTCCAAGTCGAAAGACACTGCTAGAAATTCCGAGACTCTAGTTGATTCAACATCTTCTTCAATTAATACCAATTCGGTTTGGCGGATGATGATTGTTGATGATGAACCTGACATTCATACCGTGACAGAGATGGCGCTGCAAAATGTGGAATTTGAAGGGCGCAAGCTAGAGTTTATCCATGCCTATTCAGGCGAAGAGGCTAAAGCGTTAATCGTTAAAGAGCCGAATATAGCGCTTATTTTGCTCGACGTTGTGATGGAAACGCGTCACGCCGGGCTCGATGTGGCTCGCTTCGTAAGGGAAGACGCTAAAAACTCACTGGTTCGCATAGTGCTACGCACTGGTCAGCCGGGTGATGCGCCTGAAGAGTCTTGTTTTATTAATTACGATATCAATGACTACAAGGAAAAAACTGAGCTGGATCGAAAGCGCCTGTTCACTACTGTGCTTGCTTCCGTGCGAGCCTATCGGGATTTGATGAAGATAGAGCAGGATCGAAAATATCTGGAACAAAACAAGTTGGGTTTGGAGCGGGTGATTTCGGCTTCCAGTTCGCTGTTCGAGACTCGTTCGTTGGAAAAGTTTGCCAGCGGCATCCTGCAACAAATTACCTCTGTTCTTTTTATTGATAGCGAATCGTATTTAATGCAGAGCAACATGGCGACTGCATTAGCTGATGATCCTGAACATTGGAAGATTGTTGCCTCTTCTTCCCCAAGCAATGCTTCAGGCAAAGTCTCTCCTGAAAATATTTCCTATTACATTGAACAGGCCTGTAAAACCAAAAAATCCTCATTTATTGATCAGCATTTTGTTGGCTATTTTGAAGCCAGGAATGGCAAAAGCACCATCATTTTTGTGGAAAACTGTGGCGACCTGGATCCGCTAAGTAAACAGTTGCTGGACTTATTCTCAATGAATGCCTCAATTGCTTTTGAAAATATTAATCTGGAAAAGGAAATCACAGATGGTCAACAAGAGCTGATATTGCGACTCGGGGAAGTGCTGGAAGGGCGATCCAAAGAAACCGGAAATCACGTTCGCCGTTTGGCTCATTTAAGCTATTTATTAGCGAAAACCATAGGGTTGAGTGAGGATGAAGCCACGCATATCAAGCTGGCTTCACCCATGCACGACATGGGAAAAATCGCAATTCCGGATGCCATTTTGATGAAACCTGGCAAGTTAAGCGAAGAAGAATTTGAACAAATGAAGTTTCATGCAGAAGCGGGCGAGCAAATTCTATCCACTTCCAAACGTCCTCTTTTGATGTCGGCAGCGGTTATTGCCGGGCAGCATCATGAGCGTTTCGACGGTACTGGATACCCTAAACAATTGAAAGGCGATGAGATCCACCTTTATGCGCGTATTGTTGCCATTGCTGATGTGTTCGACGCACTAATGCACAAACGATGCTACAAGGAGCCATGGGAACTCGACGACGCACTGGAAGTCATTAAACAGGGAAGGGGAACACATTTTGATCCTGAATTAGTCGATGCATTTTTAGGTGTAATACCGGAAGCAGTAAATATATTACACAGATATGAAGATCGGCCTAATAGATGAGCCACTTTTTGAGTAACGCATAATGCTGGAACACTTACTGCATCATTTCCATTTTACCTGGTCAATTCCAGAGTCATCTCAACTGCTTCCAGTCACCTACAATTTTTGGCTGGTTGTTGTTTCCTACGTAATTGCTTTGTTAGCGGGTTATACCGGATTTAGCGTTTCTCAGCTTGCCAAGGCACAGAGCGATAATCAACAGTCGTCACACAAGTTGATACTGGCAGGAAGTATTGTCATGGGGGTGGGAATATGGGCTATGCATTTTATTGCCATGCTGGCTTATTCCATAGGGGAGCCCATTCACTACAATGCAGCGATAACGCTGGTTTCCGTCTTCCCCGCCTGTATCGCCTCTTATGCAACCTTAAAGGCGATCAGTAAATTAACATTCAATGGTAAACAAAAGGTTTTGTATGGGTTGATCATCGGCCTGGGAATAGGAGTGATGCATTACATCGGCATGGCTGCTATGTATCATGACGCCCGCTCTGTCTATCATGTTGGCTATTTTGTTGCATCGGTGGTGGTGGCATGGGTTTTGGGAGTTGTTACGCTGAACCTGAGAACATCTGCTTATCTTGAGTCTATTCTACCTACTCGATGGTTAATGCTGGTTTCGGCGGCATTATGGGCACTGGCCGTGTGTGCCATGCACTATACCGGCATGTATGCCATTTTCTACATGCCCGGCGCTGGAGTTGAAGTGACTGAAGGGATTTCGTCTCAATCGCTTATCTGGCCCGTTTCTATTGCCAGCTTTTTACTTATTATCGTCACACTGGGTTTCCTTTCTATCCAAAAACGATTACTCATCGCCTCTGCCGAAGCGACATACAACAAAGAGCGTTTACTTGAGGCAATAGAGGAAATGAGTGACGGTTTTTTACTGTCCAGTGAAAGCGGTGACACCATTATGGTTAACCAAAACCTGTCTCGTGTGTTACCGGGAGCGGAAAATTTCACTAATAGAAAAGTTCAGGAATTTATTCACTGGTTATTGGATACCCAAAGCCTTTCATCCCTTAAAGATGATAAGAGGAACGAATTTAAACAAGTCTTGTTATTGCACAGCTCATTGCCATCGCCATTGGAATTTCAATTACAGGACGAACGCTGGATACAGGTAAAGCAAAGCCAGACCCGCTCAGGCGCAACCATGCGCATGTTTTCCGACATTACAGAGCGCAAGAAAACTCAGGATGCCATGTTTGAAGAAGACAAAATGGGCTCACTTAGCCGCATGGTTGCGGGTGTGGCTCACGAAGTGAATACGCCATTAGGGATCTGTTTAACGCTCTCTTCACAATTTGAAGCCGAAACTCAAAATATCACCCATACCTACGAAAACGCCGAAGTCAGCCAGGAACAGTTTGAAGGTTATTTACATAATATGGCGCGAATATCGGATCTGTTACTCACGAATATACGCAGAGCGGCAAACCTGATCAGCAGCTTTAAACAAGTAGCCGTAGACCAATCAATATTAGAAGTTGAAACTATTCAGCTAAAACCCTACACAGAAAAGATTTTTACGGCACTGAAATCAGAGTACAAGCGGTTTAATCCCGTGATTGAAATTAATTGTGACGAGGAGTTTAAGTTTGAAACTCTGCCCGGAGCCTATTCCCAGGTTATTATGAATTTGGTTAAAAATTCAGCTCTTCATGCGTTTGAAGGGATCGATGAGCCTAAAATGACTATTGACGTTAAGCCCGATAAAGAAAACGTACACATTGTTTATCGCGATAATGGCGTGGGAATGACAGAAGAAACCTTACAAAAAGTGTTTGAACCCTTCTACACCACCAAACGGCAAAAAGGCGGAACCGGGCTGGGAATGCATATCGTTTTCAACCTGATCACCCAAAAGCTCAAGGGTAAAATTCGTGTTGAAAGCCACCAGGGGCAGGGCAGCGCGTTTTACTTCACCTTGCCTTTGTCGTTGCAATCGGTTAGCGCTTGAGGTTTTTTATTTATTGAACATGTTATGTAACCAATGTGCCCGGTTTGTACATGTCAGGGAAAGCATGGAATAAATGTTCCTTGCTTGTCATGCCACACGTTGATGTAGCATCCAGAGGATCATCATGAGATTTCCCAAGTCCCCATTTCTTGAAAATAGAAGAAATGGGGCTGAGACGAGCAGCGTAGAGCAGGGCTGAGCAGCGCAGAGCAAAGCAGCCGAGTACGGAAGACGTTACAGAGCGTTATCTACCTCACGCTTTTCCTTATCATCATCAGGCTCATCTGAAGAGCGATTTTGCAGCTCTTGAAACACGACTGTCGCAGAAGCCGATAAAAAAGCGAGCAAGGCTCCCAAAATAATGTTGAACGACTGCGACGCAAGCTCCTGTAAATCGTTGGACGAGTTCGCAGATTCTTCCATCAGAGAATTGATAAGTGAATCGGTATCCGCATCTTTTTCGGGCTCGACAGCGTATTTTTTCTTAATTTCCAGAAATTCACCCACCATACTGTCGGCTTCATTAAAATATTGCTTGGTAAACGCCACCTGACCAATACCGACCAGCACCAGCAAATAAATACTTAAAATAAAGAACCAGACAAAAATGGAACGACTCGTTAGTTTCATGTTGCAAAATCCAATGTGATATTGAAACCGCAAAACTTACTTTGAGAGCGATTTGTAGACTCTGGCGAATGGATTAAAAATGCGGTGGTTCTCCTTCATTCTTGGGTACGGGGGATCTGTGAATGATTATGAGTCAGGGGCAAAACGCACTGATTTTTTAGGGCGAGCTTGAGCTCGGCTTCGATTTTCTTCCGTAATTGGTAGTTTAAGAATGCTACCGATGGGTATAGATGGAGAAAGACGGACTGAGCTGGAAAGGGATGAACGAGATCAAGAGCATTGCTGATTTATTAATAATAATAAGTTGAATATATCAATAATAACGTTTATGTTATTTTCAACAGGGAGGTTGAGTTGAAATGATGCCAGTTGTGAAAAGAGTGGCTAAAGAATATCAAACAGAAAAGGGGAAAGCGCCCTTTAGGGATTGGTTAAAAGGATTACGTGATGTTCGAGCCCAGGCAAAAATTACCAAGGCGATTAAGCAAATGGAAGCCGGGAATTTTGGTGATCACAAGGCATTGTCTAATGCTAATGGTTTGTATGAAAGACGCATTCACTACGGGCCGGGTTACCGGATCTATTTCATCGTCGAAGGGGACTCGGTGATTTTACTTTTTTCCGGAAGTGATAAATCCGATCAAAAAACCATGATTGCACAAGCAAAATCTTATTTGCACGATTACCAATCTCGTAAAGAGAGCGATTAAATATGGCACTGACACGTGAATTTAAACAAACCGTAATGGAACTTTGTAAAGATCCTGACTATCGCAAAGCCTTACTTTTAGAAGCGCTGGAGGCTTATCTGGAAGGGGATATAGTGGTGGGTAACAGCCTGTTAAAAGATTACCTTAATGGCACTCAATCATTCGAGGAAATGGCTGAAAAAATGCAAATGCAAGAAGCGGGTTTACGCAGAATGGTTAGCCCTAAAGGAAACGCCACAGCTAAAAAGCTATTCACCTTGTTCAAACTGTGCCAGCACAGGGAGGGGATAGAATCCGCAGAGCAGCTACTCAAAGTGCAATTAAAAGCAGCTTGATAGAACTAGCCAAACCTCATCAATTTTCCGCTATCAACACCAATTTTTCCTTGCGGGAGAGCGCCTTAATCTGCATTTCCCGTTTGCTTGCTTCTGAACGGCTGGCTGCTTCCTCTCGATAAACGTCCACTACTGGCCTTCTGGTTCGGGTGTATTTCGCACCTGTTCCGGCGTTGTGCTTATCAATACGCGCAGCCACATCTTTTGCTATGCCTGTGTACAGAGTGCTATCGGCACATTGGACTATGTAGACGAACCATTTATCTGTTGCAGAGTTCACTTTTTAGACTTGTTAATTTGTGGATGCTAGCTGCCATTATGCATTTTATGTTTGCAAAAATCATACTCAAGTCATGGGGGCTGTTAGAGCTGGAGCTTAAATTTTAGTCAACTGAAATTGGATAAATGCAGACCAGAGAAAATCATGAAGTGCTCTATAGCCCTTATTGGATAAGGGGGTAAAGATTAAGGGAGGAACTTGGTAAGAATTAGCAGGGAAACGGTAAGGTGTTTTGTGACCGTATCTTTCAAATTAAAAGCGTCTCCAGGATTTACCGGAGATACAAATGACTTGTAATCAGTTATTAATTTGAAAGGAAATTAATCATGAATAAAGTAACTACCAGTGCACCTAAATGGCTTCCAGGTTTTACCAATCCAGTTGCAAATGCGTTTAACATGAAAGACTGTGATTTTATGGGTAAGCCGGTCTTTCAACTTACTGCCAGTGGTAACAAAATCGAATACGGCGAGCCTGGAAAGCTGCAGGAATATGATGTGCCAACGGGTGTCGCTATTGGTACCTCTACTCAGAGTTATTCTCAGAATGAAACTACGATAATGGGAACTAAAACAGAATATGATGATCTGTTTCAGGCTAATATCAGTGGCGAGTATACCGGGGTTAATTTTTCTGGTTCTTTTAATTCAAGTTTAATGCTGCATAGCAACCTTTTTATGGATGCCAACACCCAGTATTCGTTGAACTGGAAGGTATTAAAAACCTATAGCATTGAGCGCCATATCAGCGATATAGCCGTTACTCAAGATTTCTGTTCGGCAGTTCAGGAGCTGGAAGCAAACCTGACGAAAGAAAGTTGCACTATGTTCTTCGAGAACTATGGTACCCATTTTCTGGTTAAAGCCGGATTTGGCGGGTATTTTGTGATGGAAACCTCTATTGCTGATTCATTAATACGTACCCAGGGCAATCAAAAAA
Above is a window of Paraneptunicella aestuarii DNA encoding:
- a CDS encoding PDDEXK-like family protein, which encodes MPKKHQSLPSQSECFYKSIAYEHLVASWLLNDGWNVFLPLVDHGMKTDVVISDGVKFYRIQVKSVETSNEHSMVECQWNKVNIDYIIYFSRKEKWGYMTHSFTGKRKLNHKAHIKFQQTPEHFAQAFNSL
- a CDS encoding EamA family transporter; the encoded protein is MTNRSLFDYLLAALAPAIWGSTYLVTTELLPPDSPVLASVVRALPAGIILMLIGQRLPQGAWWWKAFVLGVLNIGAFFYFVFLAAYHLPGGVAALIMSSQPLIVMLLGSFLLKEKVTQYQVIACFVGAIGVALLVLKPSAQLDAIGVFAGLAGASCMASGIVMTKRWGRPQGVNLLTFTGWQLTVGGAVLLPIALMTEGLPETITSNNIIGFTFLCLVGSLFAYVIWFRGVERIPAVSVSLISFSSPLSATILGYLILNQSLTGMQLVGAVAILAAIFLAQPRAAKATPQSPQLTPLKGNTR
- a CDS encoding MarR family winged helix-turn-helix transcriptional regulator, giving the protein MNKDHVDIVLAQWRKERPDINPSPMGISGRLIRAQNFFSGEMQKVFSRFGLNPGEFDVLATLLRSGQPYTLTPNQLLKALMLSSGAMTNRIDRLEVKDLVERLADPNDRRGVRVALTTKGYKLISEVITHHVEKCRQMASPLTDTEQETLAELLKKLLNQFE
- the upp gene encoding uracil phosphoribosyltransferase, producing the protein MTIEASVHVLPQTNRLRALHTIIRDKNASREDFVFYSDQVIRMLLDAGLERLPYEPQVVTTPVGAYYEGARLTTKICPVSIIRAGESMEPEFRSMYPEAPVGKILIQRNKQTKLPKLYYSHLPEDIASRHVLVFEPMLATGGSAETAIQVLLDKGVKEKNIIFINFLAAPEGIERVLGKFPGVQIVTSSVEKKLNEHAFMIPGIGDFGDRYFGTADAGANND
- a CDS encoding phosphoribosylanthranilate isomerase, yielding MENLVQVAGIIDALEAALIVEEGVEWLGFPLRLPSGKDDITEENAISIIRDLKDPHAGVLISYMTQADEVSQFCDELGVKAVQLHGDVEVEQLRKLKEMRPDLYVLKSLVVKEDNADELLQLVDECADYVDMFITDTFDPKTGAKGATGLTHNWDVSAELVRRSPKPLMMAGGLNPENVGDAIRYVRPAAVDAHTGLEGPDGRKDRAKIQKFVSEARKAFAEISA
- a CDS encoding MarR family winged helix-turn-helix transcriptional regulator, whose amino-acid sequence is MQKDEELLIALRKVIRAIDMRSKQLSRDVGVTGPQLLVMQNIGKEPGIMVRQIADNINLSSATVTNILDRLEAKELVQRIRSTEDKRRVGVFLTEIGQATLSEAPLPFQEHFVNRFSQLQEWEQSQMVATMQRIASMMDADNIDASPLLEVGSLAEKA
- a CDS encoding alkene reductase, with the translated sequence MKKIFEPLKLGNIQLSNKLVMAPMTRNRATTEGCATALMAEYYAQRASAGLIISEGIQPSVVGQGFMNTPGLHTAEQTESWKQVTEAVHNAGGHIFAQVMHSGRIGHPSLYPSAHQSIAPSAIAAKGQTFTPNGLADYPVPREMTLEDIKDTVQDFVSACKNAIAAGFDGVELHAGNGFLLHQFMADNTNKRSDEYGGSFENRVRFVVEVVNAVVAAIGAEKTAIRISPENPYNDMVETEAKTLYRTLIDQLPTNLAYVHIMEAGNRGQSLAVRDAWRGTFILNPHKSPDDGFVKPDIAEAVLENNEADAVALGALFLANPDLIERIKQGGPYNSMDEATLYGGDHQGYTDYPTLSRK